The nucleotide window ATCCCAAAACCACCTTTCTGTATATTGTACTATTGTATATCTAACCTATGTGATAAGCCTACACAGAAATTAGTGGTTTATAGGAAATAAACTGCTTGCAACACCAGCTATACAACTGGCATTTTGGCTTATTTTCAACAAACGACTGGCTTCTGGCATTACAGATGCTCCAAAGCAGCTTCTTCAATGCTGTCAGTAACCATCTTGAAAGTACTCCACATTTAAACTGAAATACAGTGTTACAGTTCTACTTGTTTGGCAAATGAATTTTTACTGTTGTCTGGATGTAAATGGTTTACAGAAGCCTCCAAGAGGTTTCTTTCAACTTACCTTTAAATACTCCTCTCGTTTACTAGTTGATCTAGAAACACTGTTACAACCACCAGGGGTGACTTCTTGCTGAGTGGATGGAGTTGCAGTGAAGGAAACCCTTGCTTGCGCCTGAACAGATTTCAAAGCAGAACGACTTGGGAGATTATATctggtttcagcatctgcagccCAAGGAAGGCTATGCTGTTGAACAAAATTATTCAGTTTTGTATTCCAGGTGAATGGTGATAAAATGTCAACTTCAAAACATACAAGTTTGCTACTGTTAATCAAACCCTTCAGGACATTTATAGATTTGATATAATTTTTATTTCACGTGGAAGCTTCATGGAATGGAGGAACAATTCTGACAGCTAATGTAGCAAGAGTGGGAAAATGTCAAATCTCTGATTCCGAATGGGTCATCTGAATTGGTGCCAAGCAGACGCCAAATAATTCAGTAAGTCAGAAGCTGCAAAAGTTCCTACTTTTCAACTCAGCAATGTGCAAAATACCTTATGAGATGGGGAAATAGCACCAAACAAAAAGGTGGGGAGGAGACGGAACAGCAGGAAAAATGTCAAATTCATACTTTACATTAAAgtttagtctcacaagtaggttacattaacactgcaatgaagttactgtgaaaattccctagtcaccatacgccggtgcctgttcggatacacccaGGTGgaatttagcatatccaataCACCTAACAAACACgtcttatggactgtgggaggaaaccccacgcagacacggggagaatgtgcagactccgcagtgacctaagccgggaattgaacctgggtcctggcgctgtgaggcagcagtgctaaccattgtgccaccatgctgccctatatcATACCAATTTAACTATTACATTTTATAAAATCCAATGCTTCAATAAATGTCACCAGTACAAATTTTAATTAGGGATAGGAAGGGGAATGCAAAAGCAAGGAATCCAATGTCTAACAAGTTCAATAAATTAAACAATCTATTTTGCTCACTGGAACACATCAAGCGTTCGGAAAGGATCAAAGATTCAGTTGACAGTgtacaatcatagaatgatacagcataagAGATGGCTATTCTACCCATCATGTCTGAGCTGGCTCTTTGGTATAGCTATCCAACTAGTCTCACTCCTCTCTTTTCCCATACCCTTATAATTTCTTTGTTCCACCTCAGGtatttttccatttattttagaACTACTATTTAATGTGTCTTTCAGATtgccattttaaaaatcaatcatGATGTCttgggttcttttgccaatcaccttaaattggtcCTCTGGTTACTTCTcgtcactggaaacagtttctctttacttAACAAACCCGTCAATATTTTTTTTGATATGTTTATTGAAAATTTTCTTATTTTACACAGCAAAACAAACACAGGTACAGATCCATACAGTTCTCATGTTTACACTCCAACACGACTCGGCTCAGGGCACCCCGGGGCCAGGGGACAAGCCCCTGGTACCTCCCTGTCCAAGTCCCGTCTAATTGCACAGGTAATGAcagtgataatataaaaacaaaaaggaagAGGAACACCACTGGAGAACCAACTGAGTGCCCAAACAGCCCAGGCTATATATAAACTAGTGagcagagaaaagaaagagaaaaagagagacagcgaaggagagagagaaagagagagtgagagtgtgagggggaaaaaaagagaaaagttcTCATGTTGGTCCCCACACCTCGGCAAGGCGGGTGGGCATACTCAGGTAAAGGGCCAGGGCGTGTCTAGCAATCTGGGCGGGGTGGGGTTCTGTGGGAGCACCCAAGGTCCTGGGGCCATCGGGTATCTACTCACCCGGCTTCAACTGCAGCGCCCAACATGTGCTATAAATGGTTGCCAGGTCTTATAGAATCTAGCAGTGGACCCATATAGTGTGCACCTCATCTTCTCCAGCTTAATGGTATCtatccctccttcacccactgtcAGGGGTGCACCTGATTTCCACCCAAACAAGATTAGTCGTCTTGCCAGGAGTGTATTGAAAGCTACAAAATCTGCTTGGAATTTCAGCAGCAGTGGATTTAAAGGCACAACCCCAAACAGGGCAGCCTGGGGAAATGCACTTATGTCTCAATCTAGCGTTGCCGCAATCATCCCAAATATTGATGTCCAGTAGTTATACAGTGATGGGCAAGCCCAAAACATAAGTACGAGGGAACTTGCTGGCACCGCTCACAAAGGGGACTTGTGCCCGGGTACAATCTAGAGAGTCTAACCCTAATGAGATATGCTCTTAGAATTTGGACGCAATTTAGACGCCACTTTGGGTTTCAGGCCTGATCACCTGGCCTCCCCAGTATTGGCGAACCATTTTTTCCTCTGTCTGTTTTGGACGGTGCCTTCATGTGGGCCAAGCACAGGATCAGAACATTCCGGGACTTGTATGTGGACAGCGTGTTTGTGCCATTCCAGCAGGTGCTGGATAAGTTTGCTTTCCCTGCAACGCACTTTTTCAGATATTTGCAAATTCGATACTTTGTGCATAGGGCCGACCCCCAATTTCTAATGCTCGCACCTCATGCCCCCATTGACATCTTCTTGGTGCTTTCTATTACTTAGCAGGGtatcatttctgttctttattctcatTCTGTCCCAACAAAACTCCTCTCTATCAGTGGTTAAATCTTTATGGGAATGAGATCTGGGGGAGGATTGGGACATGGTGCTGCATCACATACACTCCTCCTCAATAACTTCTTCAGGTGCAATGCTGTACAACATAAATCATGGCACTCCAACTTTCACAGTCCCTGATAACAGCCAATATCTTACTGTTCTCAAATTTGCATCGGTTTGACTTCCTTAAGATGTCAGTGTTTTCTCCTTTGTCTCCCTCTTGCTCTACTACCCTCAAATTTTACCAGTCATTACCAGATGTTCCAGTTTTTCCTCTAATGATGTACCCAAGCAATTGCAGTTGCCTCTTGGTGATCATCTGCAAAAGTTGTTCTTGGGTGCCAGCTTTCCTTGGAACTCAGGTGTATATTGTCCAACTAATCCTCATCATACATCTCAGAAATTGTATCTcaattgccttcagtttatcttcTAGTGTCTTACTAATGTCCCAAATTTCACATCCATATAGCAAGGTTGACCAGATGTAATGTTTTAGtaatctcattctgctctctataGAGGTGCTGTGATATCTACGCGGTCTGACATTTATGTGAAGGTTTGTTTGCAACGGTTATCTATTTCTTGATGTCCCGATCACTTTTCCCCATCAGATGCTATTAAACTGTCCAGATAAGAAAATAGGATTCCACTTGTTTCTTTTGATTCCTTATTATTTTGCATCAAGGTGCAATCCTTTTCTTAGATACTACCAAGTTTGCTGTTTTGCTGCAGTTTAATGATAATCCAAAACTTGTTATGGCTTGATATAATTCTATGAGTCTTAACTTTCTCTGTATCTGCTGTAATTAATATACAATCTGTATATCTCAGGTTATTTATACTTATAGTTCTGGCTTATGGGGTATAACTTAGGATGTTTAGGTCACTCAGTGTAGATGCACCAGGAATGAAACCAGATCGGTGAAGACAAATAATAGAACTGGCAGTGTCTTCTAACCAATGCACTCAATTTTTTTTGACGTGCACAGCCAATTTGTTTAAGTGTATCAAAGGACTCTGCTGAAGTGCATTCAGCATTGTCTTCCAAGAAAGAGAAACTGCTCAACTCAAGATTACTATATATAGTATTAGGCCAATTTGTTGGGCCCTTTAAGTTACTGTGCAAAAAAAAAAAGGGGCCAACATGTGAGTGAGAACTTTCAAACTGCTCTGCGGATTAGAGAACACATTACGAAGGACAATTACGAATTATACAATTCTCAGCTGTTCTTTTGAAACTGTTGCTTGAATATCATGTCATTGATGCTTAATATACAAAATCAAGTGGGTACCAATACATAGAGTCTGCTTCAAATCATTGAATACAAATTTATTGCAAAACCCAATGCTTTTAAGATTATAAATTTTACTAAAAAAAGTGGATCCTGTATAGAAATTACCAGGATTTCCAAAGAAATCACAAGGGCCACATAAACAGAATGTAGTTCGTCAGCTTCTAAATTGAAGCACAAACAAATTATAAAGCTAGCTTATAGGAAAAATAAAGTGAGGGTCAAAAACAAAAACACATACCACTCTGGGAGTTGTAATCTCATCCAGGTACTGCTTCCTCCTAAGATGTGCTGCCTGATCTTGCTTGACAATTTTCTTCCAGACTTTACTCACCTTCCTTGTTCTGGTAAAAATACAACAAGCATTTCATTTGCAAAACAAAATGGCAACAAGCGAAATACACATCAGATTTAAGTTACATTGCACATCACACAGCGTAGTCAGATGACATTTAAAGCCAATGTCAAGTAATTCGCAGACAAGACAATCTAGTTAAATTCCTTAATTTTTGGCCAGACTTTAGATTCTGAAATGCAATAAGTGGTGATatcaacatcccatgaaaaaggAGATTGTTTGTTGGGTTAAGAGAAGGGTGGAAAATGCCCAGTTATAGCCTTTAAACCGATGAGCAGGATTGTCCAATATTTTCACAAGGAGTCACATTAAATTACTCTCTCACTAGGGCCAGtgagcaaattttggaaagataatGCATTACAAATTTAGCACACCAATAATCAAAATAATAAGAAATGTGCAATGAGAAGACTAATTTATTAGCTTACTTTCTCATAACTAGATTGAACACTGATTTAGGCAGATAGCTGGCATTGTTTTTGCTTGCACAAGTAGCCAATGACTGCCCACACACTTCATGCGGCATCGTGGAGTATTCCAGATAGGTTGAAAAAGACACAATAAGCTCCACAGCAAGAATCAAAGATTGAGATTGGAGATTAATTTGGCAAATTTAGAAATACATTTACAATGTTACGCTTGTCCAGTTCTGTCAGTGCCCATCAGCTGTCCATGAAGAAAGATGAACTTCATATATTTGAAATGTGCCTCTTTGTGGTGCTCAATGCTCAAACAAAGGTCATTTCTAGAGTTTAAAGCCTGGAATAACAAAGAGGTCTCACTAGTTTGTCTAACTGACAAATGCTTCGCTTTTTGTGGATCAGCTGCTTTTATGGTGGCAATGCTGTCTGCGGCCAGGAAAAAGGGAAGTGGTGAAGAAAGTGTCAGGCCagtgattgacaggtaaggtagCCAATCAGAAAGAGGGCAGCTGGACACAGACCCAATGGCTGCAACACTCCAACGAACGATGGCACAGCAGCTGGCAGTTTACGTTGCAGTAAACACTGTCTCTTGGATCAGTTGGAAGAGTTCTCACTATGAAATTTTAATGTTACATAAAGGTTGGTGATTCACTTTGGCGTGCTGTATGTTGGACAATCCTGCTCTAAAGCTGTTGCAGAGGTTACTGAAATGTTATACCAAAAGCCAGAAGAACCCCACCCTGGTATTCCAAAGTTCCAACAATTCGCAGAATCCATAAATTTGCCACACATCCaagtttgtttaaaaaaggtttatGGTGGGGCAAGAAACTGGCTACATATTAATAAACCAATGTGGAGAATTGGAGATGACCTTGCTTGCATATtgttaattgtgtttaattaCTTGCAGATGGTGGGTTTAACTAGAACTCCTAATAAACATGGACTATAATTGGTTGTTGGCTAAGAGATGTAGGCTTGTATTGTGCAATATTTTTATCCTTCACTTTCTGGAATAGAACACATATTACCAATCTTACCTGCAGAGGCCTTCTACAGTTAAGTGGCACAGAattagagagagaatgtgtgtcagATTCCTGTTCAACAGTTCTTTCAGAATATCCACTTTATCTAAACCCATTTTCCTGCCAATGAGTCGACATAGCAATGGCATAGATTCATTCGATGACTTTTCTTCTGACTGACTGGGATCTTGCACAGTGATATTCCCAAGCCTTTTTCTTTTTCTCATGCACATTTCCTGCACCAATTGTAAAGCAGGAGTTTGAGACAAATCCTTAAACTTTAGAGATTCCTCACAGCATTCATCCTCAAACACCAATTCATTCTCTTTAGTGGGAGGTTCTAGGTTGCAATCTGATCTCAGTAGAACAGCTTCTCTGTTTTCATCTTCTGCCTCAGACTGGGAACCTCGCTCACCGAGAGTGGATAACCGCTTGCTTCTTTCCAAACTTCGAGATTTTTTACAATCTAGAATCTTGGGGGCTTTCTTTTGGTTTTGTACCAACTCCTGGAAGGAACATTCATGATTCGAGAAGGAATCAGATTTTTCCAAACCAACTGAATTATAACCACTGTCCTCAGTTGTTGAGGTATCTAATTTGCCATGTGAAGGGGTCCTGgatagtgtcctgctgtcagtCAAATATATATTGAAGCTTACTACAAAGTTGCTCACTGGAGTATGGAACTGGTCACCTCCATGTGTTTCAGATTTCTCATGGCTAGATGGTGTCTCAAAGGGCTCTGCTGAAGTGCATTCATCATAGTCTTCCAAGAAAGAGAAACTGCTCAACTCAAGATTACTATATATAGTAGATTGATCAAGAGTTATACATTTAGTAGGCGTTAGCTCGTTTTTACCCTTCGAGTCATCTATTGTGGAGGTTCGCTGCTGTGCAAACAAATGCCTTTTAGTTCTATGTGAAGTGTTATTTTCCACATTCTTTAAAGTGCTGGTTGCCAAAGCTTCAGAGTTCAAGTATTTAGGAGAGTCCAGTGAACTGTCTGAACAAAAAACATCTTTATAACCTATTCTGGTACAAGACCATTCTACTGCATCAGCTTCAGTACATTTAGTTTTGCAGAATTCCACACTTCCACTTGAGGCTAGACGTGACTCAAGAAGTCGGCGCCGTAACGTGCTCCTCTTGTCAGCGATCCTAGGTGTTTCAAACAGAGTTGGTGAAGTACAGTTGGTTCTTTTCCCATCAATACATTTTCTTTCAGCTGAAAAGGATGATGGCCTACCAGTATAGGGCTGCCTTTCTTTGCACGTTACAGGAGACATATTGGCCAGAAGTGATTCAAGCTCTCCTACAGTTCCACTGGAATCTTCAGCTGATGGAACTGTGCCTTCAGTTTCATCATAGCCACTGTCCTGTCCTAATGATTTACGTCCAAAGGATTTATAACTTTCTTCAGGATCAGCCCTTTGTTGCTCAGAGCCAGTTGTCAAATCACAAGAATGCTTCAGTAATCTCAACATCTTGGCACAAAAGGCAACACAGCTAGGGCTTTCAGTCCTAAAAAAGAAACAAATGGTTGTTATATTCAAAATAAAAAATTAATTGGACCAATTGAAACTCTGGAGCAAGCCAAGAAATATTTATAGTTTGAATTTCCATGCAAATTTATTGGATCAACATTAATCTAAAGCAAACAGAAATTTAGGATTACCAGTCAGAAATATAGCTATCCTATTCTGTGCGCTTGGTGGTTACTCTTTTTTTAAGCTTTGATCCTGATCATTTCCTAAAATCTGATCGTAAGATTTAGAGTAACTCTAATTTAAATTGCATTATATTTTTGATTCTGCACATGTAGCTGCTGGCTTATGCATCTTATACAAAAACTTATCATCCATTTCTTTTTGGTGATAATATCACACAGGGACAACATACCTATTTGTCACATTTGAATCTAAACTGTGTTGGCCATTTGGGAATCAAAGGTCCAAACTTTGTGCTTTTGAATCAAGGGAACTCCTACAGATCTGTGTGACTGCTTCGCTGAGACACTTTCACAAATATAAAATCCACATATATTTCAACCCTCCGTGGGACCTTTAGGGGATTGAAAATGTGGTTGTTTTGTCAAGGTTATTTATTTGAAAAGATTAAGGAAAAAGGAGAATGTACTTCTCACATGCATGCCAAAATAAGGCAATTGTAATTTTATATAGAAACATTAAACTTAACATAGGGATAGAGGGATGTTTAAAATATGAGAGAGAGGATTACAAAAGGAAATAACATGATTGACATTATAAACAAAGTCAGTCACATTTGGAAAATAGTGTTAGCACCAAACTGATCAATGTAACTAGATACCATACTTCATATCCCAGAAATGGTACTTTGCTATCAAGTGAAATCATTTCTGAGGAAAAATTATATTTATTCTGAAAACTGTTAATACACAACCTTTGTCATTATATAAAATGATGTTAAGATAGCTAAGAACAGGAAGGGGAAAAGAATCAGTGTTTGTGAAACAGATAGATAAACACTGCATCATATCAATTGGTTAGCAAAATTGCCATTGATCTGAAGTTCAGCTGTTAACTCCCCTAAAGCCCAACAGCTCAACTGGTTAAAGTGTAGTAAACCACAAAGATAAAGTTCTGTTTGATTCCCTGGGGTTAGCATCATCTCAAAGGCATACTGTAATGCACTTCAGCAAACGTAAGTCAACATTGTATAAGCAATGAGTTGGGAAATTTGTTACAACAGAAAAATTGTAACAGAACAGTTTAGCATCCCAGTAGTAATTCATACTATTTCTCAGCTACCAAATGGCACATCACAATGTCATTTGGGCTCAAGTATAGGTCAGCTCTCATTTTCATCCACAACAGCATGCTGGTTGAACTACAAAAGCCAGACTGATTCTCTGTCGTCATCAGCTGTCCCGATTTCAGCATACTTACTCAGGGTCACGGTTTTCTGCCATGGGCCTTCAGGTAACTCAACAGGCCATTTCTAGACCCACATCTCTTTGGGCATATGAGCTGGACATCCTATGAGGTATTAGGGGTGGAGTGTAGGATATGCTTCCTTTTCTTCCCTCCTCTGCCTCGTCATTAAAGTATTTGTTGATGCAGTTTGTAGACAATCGTCACCATTTTGAACTGTTGGTAACAAGATCCCTCCGTCATTGATGTCAATGTGCAGCATTCGAAGGAGAGCATTTTTGAAGCAGTTTCTTTGTCCTCCCCAGTATGTTGCTCATTTGACAGTTGAGAAAACAGGACTTGGCAGGTGGAGGTGGTCTTCAGCCACCAAGACAAAGTGACTGGATATTTTTGGAGCTGGCTTCAAAAGGGGACACTAGAGTATATTCAAGAGTTCCGTCATTGAATCCAGAGGATGCAACAGAGACATTACTGGTGGATTTTCTCCAGTATTCCGTCACAAGGCACAGTCCAGGCTTCACTGCAGTACAAAAAAGTGCAGTGATGACAACCATTCTGTTCCCTAGGACTTTTGCTGACTTGGAGGTCATTGTTGACAAACACTTCAATACTTGGTCAGTGGCTGGACTGGCACACCTGATAGTGTTGCATTTCCCCACCATTTGCAAGGTGGCTGCCAAGGTACGGGAACTGCGCAACATTATCCAGAATCTCCTACAACACATGGGAATGGAATATTTGGCTGATCAGGCAGGGTATCAAGAGTATCTTGCAAATCTGGGCAATGACACTTCCGTCATCCACAAGCTGTAGATCACCTAGATCTATGGTGGTTTTTGGCACAGAGGTGAAAGAATTGCCATCGAGAAAATTTAATAATTAATACCAGAGGGTTTTTGAATATATGGATAGTAATTGTCAAATAGCATGGGGGCTAtcacacagccttgcttgaccccAGTCGAGATTTTGAAGTGCCTGTTTAACATTGCCTACTTAAAAAtgcagtctttttttaaaaaattcatttgtgggacatgggcattgctagctggccagcatttattgctcatccccagttgcctttgctgggtagttgagagtcaaccacatttttgtggctctaagtcacatataggtcagaccacacaaggatggcagatttccttcccttaaggacattagtgaacctgatgggtttttctgacaatcgacaatagtttcatggtcatcagtagattcttaattccaaatcttttttaattgaattccaatttcaccagataccatggcaggattcaaacaccagatccccagaacattagctgagtttctggattgatagtctagtgataataccactcggtcatCGTCTCCTTATATCATCACAAAGCAATTGCAGGAGTACGATGAAGTTGCTTGGGAATCCCATCTTTTAAGCACAATACACAGAGCCTTGTAATTTACTGAGTCAAATATTTAGGTTGGGTGAATGAATGCAATTAAATTATTGGTGTCATCTTTTACCAAGACCTGGGATTTGCCAAAAGGGGGTGCGGGTTGGGATTGGTAACAGAAATAGTATGAAGAAAATGTCTGTTAATGGCATGAGACTTAATCAGAGATTAAGAGAGcaatgatgcaccatagaaagcattctttctggttgtatcacagcttggtatggctcctgctctgcccaagaccgcaaggtagtgaatatagcccaatccatcatgcaaaccagcctcccatccattgactctgtctatacttcccactggcttggaaaagcagccagcataattaaggaccccacacaccccggacattctctcttccaccttcttctgtcgggaaaaagatacaaaagtctgaggtcacgtaccaactaactcaagaacagcttcttgccattagacttttgaatggacctacctcgcattaagttgatctttctctacaccctagctgtgactgtaacactacattctgcactctctcctttcctatgaATGGTATCTTTGTCttatagcaagaaacaatacttttcactgtatactaatacatgacaataataaatcaagttaaaTCAAAAAATCATTAAGGCAATAGTAGgtccaataagaacataagaaataggagcaggagtaggccatctagcccctcgagcctgccccgccattcaataagatcatggctgatctgacgtggatcagtaccacttacccgcctgatccccataacccttaattcccttaccgctcaggaatccatccatccgcgctttaaacatattcagcgaggtagcctccaccacctcagtgggcagagaattccagagattcaccaccctctgggagaagaagttcctcctcaactctgtcttaaaccgacccccctttattttgaggctgtgtcctctagttttaacttccttactaagtggaaagaatctctccgcctccaccctatccagcccccgcattatcttataagtctccataagatcccccctcatccttctaaactccaacgagtacaaacccaatctcctcagcctctcctcataatccaaacccctcatctccggtatcaacctggtgaaccttctctgcactccctccaatgccaatatatccttcctcatataaggggaccaatactgcacacagtattccagctgcggcctcaccattgccctgtacaggtgcatcaagacatccctgcttttatattctatccccctcgcaatataggccaccatcccatttgccttcttgatcatcccatttgccttcttgatcattttagactttttttaaaaatcacatgctACTGCCTTCACACAAGTAATGGAGACAAGGATGCATATAGGTAAGTTTTGGAAGGTTTGGGCACTATTCAGACCTTGTGTAGATTTAAGATTGGTATTATTGAGGCATGTGCTTTATAGTGAGGatattatttttaaattcttccatATGGGGGCTGTTACTGGctattgcccattcccaactgCCTCAAGGATGAGTCACTTTCTTGAACAGCTCTTACACATGACCCAGGAAGGGAGTTACATTGCAACACTCCAAGAATAGTGTCACTTTTTGGAGGGGTTAAATATTATTTTTCCTCAAGCTTAATGTCACTAGTCATTTCTGTAAGTAGATCCAATAACTCTTACAACCCTGAATGCTACATACATTTTTAAGCTCAGTATCTAGGAGTACACAATAAAGCGAGAGCCAAGAATCAAGGTAGAGAATCTCTGTTCACCAGTAGGTGCATCATCTTTTTCCTTAAAGTTGGAGTTACCACCATTGAAGGAGCAAAATCAGGAAGCAACCTGCCAAAGGCATGCACACACGCCAGAAAGGTAGTGGAAATAAGGAACTCAATCCCAAATTGTATCAATTGAAATTTTCAGGATTGAGACTGGTAGATTTTGCTACACAAGGGATATGGAACAAAGGCAGCCAAATGTTGAGGTATAGATGATCCATGATCTAACAGAATGGCAGTACATgtcaaaaggggctgaatggcctacccctattCTGATTAAAACCACTCAAAGAATCACGTTAAAGAAAAACAATCTGCTGTGGGCAGCCTGCAGTCCACCTGAAAACAGCCTCTTCAATGGAAGTCAGATCAAAGAAATACTTTGAagacatgatttttttaaaaaaagtatttaaATATACAGCCAGCGTTCATTGCATCAATACAGAGTTCATTTGGGAGAAAAATATCAGAATATAAGCCATCAGTTTTCATTGTAGCATGGGCACAATTAATTGTGTTAAACTCTTGACTTGAGAAGGGAGAAAAGGCAGAAGTGTCATGCAAACTGTCTGGTCGACATTCAAGTGATGCAAAACTACTTAAAATGAAAAACTAA belongs to Mustelus asterias chromosome 7, sMusAst1.hap1.1, whole genome shotgun sequence and includes:
- the fbxo43 gene encoding F-box only protein 43 — its product is MLRLLKHSCDLTTGSEQQRADPEESYKSFGRKSLGQDSGYDETEGTVPSAEDSSGTVGELESLLANMSPVTCKERQPYTGRPSSFSAERKCIDGKRTNCTSPTLFETPRIADKRSTLRRRLLESRLASSGSVEFCKTKCTEADAVEWSCTRIGYKDVFCSDSSLDSPKYLNSEALATSTLKNVENNTSHRTKRHLFAQQRTSTIDDSKGKNELTPTKCITLDQSTIYSNLELSSFSFLEDYDECTSAEPFETPSSHEKSETHGGDQFHTPVSNFVVSFNIYLTDSRTLSRTPSHGKLDTSTTEDSGYNSVGLEKSDSFSNHECSFQELVQNQKKAPKILDCKKSRSLERSKRLSTLGERGSQSEAEDENREAVLLRSDCNLEPPTKENELVFEDECCEESLKFKDLSQTPALQLVQEMCMRKRKRLGNITVQDPSQSEEKSSNESMPLLCRLIGRKMGLDKVDILKELLNRNLTHILSLILCHLTVEGLCRTRKVSKVWKKIVKQDQAAHLRRKQYLDEITTPRVHSLPWAADAETRYNLPSRSALKSVQAQARVSFTATPSTQQEVTPGGCNSVSRSTSKREEYLKVAKTLFNDEALKPCPRCQSPARYNPMKKRGLCSREECAFDFCTQCFCVFHGSKECGSRSAKRLGNKGGPPGSAQSKRNLKRL